The genomic window TATAGGAGGAGATAGGGGGATGTATGTTGTAAAGATTCCTTTAGGAGATTATAAAGATATGGATATAAAGTGTTTTGATATTTCGGGTAAAAAAGAAAATGCTGACAGTTTATTTAATTATTTGACAAATATAAAGGAAGATGCAATTTTATTTTTTGGTATAAGGGATGAAGCTACTTTAAACTGGAATGAAAAGCTTGACGATTTATTTAAAAAGATGGGGTCAAGATTTTCATTAAGAGGTAAATACAGGTATAGTTATATTTTTGTTGTAAAGAAAAAAGGTTCTGAATTTTTCCCTGTTTTTGAGGAACTTTCGCCTGATAGAATAATATTCGCTGAAATAACCCTTTAGAACATGATAATAAACAAAATTCTTGTTAATTCTTTTGACTTTATATGACTCTATATGTAAAGGATGCAGCAAATGCAATAATTTTTGCAATTGAAAATAATTTAGAAGGAATTTATAATATAGGAAGTGGAAAAGGTGTAAAGGTTTACGAAATAAAAAAAATTTTTGAAAAATTCCTAAAAAAAGAATTTGAAATTGAGTTTAAAGATAAAAGAAAAGGGAAAGATTTAATAAATATTGAAAAAATAAAAAAGAAGGGTTTTGAAATAAAATATGAAATTGAAGAAGGAATAAAAGAAATTATTTTAAAAGAAAAGAATTAATAGGA from candidate division WOR-3 bacterium includes these protein-coding regions:
- a CDS encoding interleukin-like EMT inducer domain-containing protein, which gives rise to MKFRESFLYFFVSLKVKKYNVKKDNSGKNFRIISAGSNSIRLKYSLFIFAFKKYKFIGGDRGMYVVKIPLGDYKDMDIKCFDISGKKENADSLFNYLTNIKEDAILFFGIRDEATLNWNEKLDDLFKKMGSRFSLRGKYRYSYIFVVKKKGSEFFPVFEELSPDRIIFAEITL